AGGACGGCCACGACGTGCCCGTCGTCATGGTGACTGCAGTCGAACCCGACGAGGGAATCATCGAACTCCCGTTCGACGAGTACGTGATCAAACCCGTCGATCGGACGAAGCTGCTCGAAGCGGTCGATCGCGCGCTGACTCGCGCTGAGGACGACACCGCGAGCGACGTGCTCGACGCGCTCGGCGATGAAAAGACGCGACGCTGCTGTCGCGTCCTCAACGGCGACGAAAAGAGTGCCCGCGAGATCGCCGACGTGACCGGTTACTCCCTACCGACGGTGTATCGACGGCTCAACACCCTCCGGCAGGCCGGTCTGATCGACAGCCGGACGACGATCGATCCCGGCGGCGACCACTACGAGGCGTTCACGACGATCACCGAGCGGATCACCGTCGAACTCGGCGAGTTCACCGTTCAGTGCGAGCCGGTGAGCAAACAGGAAATCTGATGCATTTTCCGGCCGACGCCAGCGGGTAGCAACATCCATAAAACGCCAGAGACCGTACTTCGATCAGTGAAGCGCCTCCACATCCTCGCCGTCTCGCTCCTCGTTGGCATCGCCCTCGCCGCCGCCGTCCCGGCAGCCGCCGACGTCCCCGATGCCCGACTCGTCGTCTCCGACGTGACGGTGACGCCGGCCGCCCCGGACCCGGGCAACACGACGACCGTCGAGTTCACCGTCGCGAACTCCGGCGGCAGCACGACCGGCGTGGCCGTCGATCGCGTGGCTCTCCGGAACCGAACCGACGGCACGGTTCACGCCGAGGCGTCCCGGCTCGGGGCGCTTTCGGTCGGCGACGACGTCACGCTCGAACTCTCGACGGCGTTCGACGACGCTGGCGTCAAGGATCTCGAACTCGTCGTCGAGACCGAGGACGAGGACGGGGAGACGGTGACGGTCACCCGACCGGTCATGATCGTCGTCGGCGGCGTCGACGCGGCCGGCATCACCGACGACGTCCAGGTCGATGCCCGAACGGTTCTCCCCTCCGAAATCGACGAGGACGAACAGCTCAACGTCGATCTCGGCGCCGACGCCAGCGGCCTGTTGGGCGGTGACAGCGAGGAGGACGACGAGGAACTTCGGACGCCGCTCGTCCGCGTCGAGGTGACGAACTTCGGGACCGCGACCGCGCGTGACGTAGTTGTCGCGCCGTCGACGGCGAACGAATCGCTCGCCCGTCTCGCGGTCGTTGACGTCGCCCCGGGGACCGCCGAGAGCGTCTTTTTCGACGCGGGTCGGTTCGACGACCCGACGACGATCACCTTCGAGGCGAGTTACACGCTCGGCACCGACCGGAACGCGAGCGAAACGACGCTCGAGTACCGTCCGAACCGTGGCGAGGTCGTCCTGACCGACGTGGACATGACGCTCGAGGACGGGACGGTGACCGTGACCGGCAACGCCGCGAACCCCGGGTTGGGCGCGGTCAACGGTGCGATCGTCTCGATCGGTGAGACCGAGTACGTCGAGCCGGCCTATCCGGCTCGGGAGTACTTCGTTGGCACGATCCCCGAGAGCGAGTTCGTCCGGTTCGACGTGACCGCCGACGTCGATCACGCGAACGCGACGACGGTGCCGCTGACCGTCACCTACCTCGCTGACGGCGACCCGTACGAGCGGACCGTCGAGCTGGAGTACGACGCCCGATCCGAGTCGGACGAATCCGACGGTGGCTCCGGCGTCCCGCTGTCGGTCGTCGCGGTGATCGGCGGGTCGGTGGTGATCGCCGGCGGGGCGGCGCTCAGTCGGAGGCGACTCCGTGGCCGCGATTGAGCTGATCGACGTCACCCGCCGGTACGACGGGGGCGGCGAGACCGTCGTCGCGCTGGATTCGGTGTCGATGTCAGTCGATCACGGCGAGTTCGTCGCGATCATGGGCCCAAGCGGGAGCGGTAAATCGACGCTTCTGAACGTTATCGGCCTCCTCGATTCCTCCGACGAGGGACGGGTCCGGGTCGACGGTGAGGACGTGACTGACATCCCAATCGACGAGCGCACTCGGCTCCGAAAGGAGACGATCGGCTTCGTCTTTCAGGACTTCCATCTCATTCCGACGCTTTCGGCGCTCGAAAACGTCGTCATGCCGACGATCTTCGACGCGGGGCCGAAGCGCGAGCGGGCCGCCGATCTACTCGAGCGGGTCGGGCTGGCCGATCGACTCGACCACCTCCCGGACGAGCTCAGCGGCGGGCAAAAACAGCGCGTCGCGATCGCCAGAGCGCTCATCAACAGCCCGACGATCGTGCTGG
The window above is part of the Natronomonas salsuginis genome. Proteins encoded here:
- a CDS encoding winged helix-turn-helix domain-containing protein, encoding MSTENATILAVDDERELVEIYRTWFDGTYAVRAAYGGREALSAFDESIDLVLLDRRMPGTSGDDVLDALREDGHDVPVVMVTAVEPDEGIIELPFDEYVIKPVDRTKLLEAVDRALTRAEDDTASDVLDALGDEKTRRCCRVLNGDEKSAREIADVTGYSLPTVYRRLNTLRQAGLIDSRTTIDPGGDHYEAFTTITERITVELGEFTVQCEPVSKQEI